The DNA window AAAAGAATAATTAATATGTTATTTACTAATAGTCCGGGCATCCAATAACAATTGCAGGATAACCGCTTGACAAAAAAACATTGTTCATGGGACAACTCTCGCTTTTATATTGTCAGATAAAtatccatatttaatgtatatatataattattataaaatgtttCCTAATGGCTCTAAATTTAATGTGTATATATTCATTTTTCCTAATGGCTCTAAATTACTCTAAATTGAAAAGCAATGTTGTatgctatttttttattattcttttaGTCAAACATGCAACATTAATTACATTGTttcttacattaaaaaaattaaagtattGTAAATTTCAAAAACAATGTAATAATACATGGCTCTTAATGCGGATTAATGATCTAATATTAGTGAGCGACAttatacaaaaatatgaaagaaaaacAATTCTTGTGATTATATTGATTAAATGTtttaatttgtgaaaaaaaaaaaaaaaagaataggcCCATATTTATAGAACTTAGTGAGTAATAGAgatatacataaatataaatGGGTATCTTTATAATTACCTCACCCAAACCACATAATTTATACAAATCATACCACACAAAATGTTGACACTGCATTGTCTCAATTATAGTACTTTATTAACTATTATATTACAAAATATCCTTCATACTTCACAAACTATTAATACTATATTCACCCAACCAATTTACCGCACtattattttataattcaaGCCAAACTTATACCACCTATATAATTCTCTATACTACAACAAATATACAATAACTAAAATTTGTGCAACTTAACACGGGAAATATTCGCCCTCCTGCGCAACGCGCAGGCCGTCCTAACTAGTATATATATAAGAGGAGCTTAGAGGACGAATCCCAGGCCGTAAATAATTAGCATCTgttatcagaaaaaaaaaagagccaaTCTGATTCTAGTTGACATCATTTCATTTGTGTTTCTCCTTCAGATGATTGCTCCACCACCGACCAGAATTTTGATGAGAGTTACAAACTACATGTCTCGGCTCTACGGTCACTTCAGAGCATACTTATTGTGATACCTAATTTAAAGATGACTAATTAATTTATTATTTGAACTAGGTAATGGATATAGGGGGTAATTTATAACATAACCAACCATTGTCTCCTTGTGTGTTATATAGTTTAAGATTTGTAATAGCATAGCATTAATGATTTAAGTTTATAGTGAACTCAAGACCAAACAAAATTTGGCACTTAATAAGAATTTCGTGATAAATCTAACTTTAACAGGGGGAGGCTTGGCATGAATTTTGTATGTCTCCATGTCCTTTACAAATTTGGAGACAAATCGTGGTTTCCAGAGGTCACGGGTTTCCAATTGTTAGGTGGTAGTAGGAGAGATGCTTTTATAAATTAATCTAAAGAGAAGTCCCTTTTCAATGTGTCaataaccaattttttttaCTGCTTATAACTGCAAAAACTATGGTGACTGTCACCTCCATATTAATCTTCtctttttaagttattttttaACCGAAAGATGTTGATTCTAAAAAATCTATGGCGTTTGAAGGAGGTTTTGGCTTTTCAGAACTTCTATACCAAAATTAGTTGAGTAAGCATACAAAGAgcttatcctttttttttgggagtgCAAATCCATTGTTGTCAAACAGCTTTTAAAAGTCGAAACAAACACTTTGAAACTTGTAAATAACACTTTAATTTATTTACGGTGCATATATAATGTGTTTGCCAAAATCTACTACAGGAGATAAATCTGACAATTACAAGTGTAAGACTCGCGGAAGCAAGTTCATGTGAGTACctcaagtattttttttttctccttttatacTGCATAATCTTGGCTGAAGCTTTAGGCTATTCATTCCATGCTAATACTTTTAAGCCATTCATCTACAGGTCAAGATGGAGAAATTGTTAAAATTGAAGAAGCATTGAGCAAGCCGAGGAAAATATGTGGAGTGGCTTATGAAGTTGCTAAAACTTGGACTATTTCTGGAGAAATACTAAGTTCTCATGGTGGCTTAGATTTTATTCGGAAGGGAAAAGGGGTAGTTGGGAGAGCATTCTCATCCAAAAGTGCATGCTTTTGTAGGGATATAAGACAATTAAGCATAACAGAGTACCCGTTGGTAGTCCAGGCACGATGCGTGAAGTACTCTGTCTGTTTCGCAGTTTGTTTGCAGAGCTCTTGCTCGAACAATTGCATTTATGTACTGGAGTTCTTTCTACCTACgtatgaagaagatgaagatgaagttgAAGCAGACTATGGGGATCCTAGGACATTGTTGAACAGCCTAATGGAGACATTGAAAGAACGCCTCGGAAGTTCTTTTAAGATCGCTTCGGGACAAGAATTGGGGCAGAAATTGATTGTTGAGGTTATAAAGGTCTCTCCAGTGGATGAGTTTGATTCTTTTGAAATCTGCAGTACTACTGGTATCGGAGGAGAAGGAATGACAAAACTACAAATGGCTTCTTTTTCTGCGGAAGGTTTGGGGCCTCGTGAACTATCATACTCCCATTCAATTAACGATTGTTATCAGCGGTGGGTTTTCTGGAGCACATGCGGCAATGACGAAGGACGCTGCGGGAAGCCTCATCATCTCTCAGCCAGTAAGTATGGAGTTCTTTCAATATAATCTTTCGGTTATATGGATGTTAGAAAGATACAAAGGCTTGGGCCTCCCAATTGGAAGGTACTTAAAGCTCTTCAATTAATCTTTGGGAAAATTATACATCATCAGATGTGTAGATTGAGGTTGGAAGGCTCTCTCAAAGTATAATTTGGAATTTTTGTAAACTGCAATTTGCTCAAAGTTTATGATGGATCATCATGAGTACATACACACATAACTTCCTTTCTTTGACGTGTTTGGTCTCGGCGAAAGCACGGGTCAATCAGTAGAGTACTCtgcaataaataaataaataattgatACAAACAGTTCATATATACCCGtcgatgaagatgatgatgatgataagcaccctttaatattttttaattgattttCCTATTGCAGCTGCTGACGGTGCCGTGATTAAGGACCAGATCATACGTCTTCTAGAACTTGTTTCGGAAACGTGTAGTTATTGGAAGTGTCTAGTTCAGTTTTGGGGTTTAGTGAAGATTAGGGACAAAACGTATTTGGCAACTTGTGACCAGCCTTTTGCTCTCCAATACGTCTATGTGAATATAGGAAGTGTCTACTTGCGTGATCGAGCCGTTGAGAAACTATGTGAATATAGGAAGCACTGTTTGAAGTACTTAATACCCGtcgatgaagatgatgatgatgataagaTTGGTCCCCCTGGTCGAGTGTTCCGCAGTGGGGTGCCTGAATATGCATGGAATGTGGGTGATTACACTATTAGAGAGTATCCTCAACGTGATTATGCGGTCGGCCGTGTCAGGGATTACTGGGCTTTGCCAATCTATCATCATCCCACTCGGCACCTTCCCATTGGCGTACTGGAAATTGTATCACCACGTAATTATATACCTCCACGGTGGGTTCCGAAGAAGCTTCAGGTTCGACTTTTCTCTTTTCAAGTTGCTTAATTACTTCTTACCTATTGCTGACAAGGACCTGGGGGTGGTGTTGTTTATCATTTATGagttatataattattagtataatttttaTCAATAAATTAGATAATATATATGAAATGGGTGCAGACTCCctcccttatatatatatatatatatatatatatatataagaggAGCTTAGAGGACGAATCCCAGGCCGTAAATAATTAGCATCTgttatcagaaaaaaaaaaaaaaaaaagagccaaTCTGATTCTAGTTGACATCATTTCATTTGTGTTTCTCCTCCGGATAATTGCTCCACGACCGACCAGAATTTTGATGAGAGTTACAAACTACATCTCTCGCTTTATGGTCACTTCAGAGCATACTTACGGTAATGACTGATATAAAGATAACTAATTAATTTATTATTTGAACTAGGTAATGGATATAGGGGTTAATTTATAACATAACGAACCATTGTCTCCTTGTGTGTTATATAGTGCAAGATTTGTGGTAGCATGGCACTTAATAAGAATTTCGTGATAAATATAACTTGAATAGGGGGATGCTTGGCATGAATTTTGTACGTCTCCATGTCCTTTACAAATTTGGGGATAAATCGTGGTTTCCAATTGTTAGGTGGTACTAGGAGAGATGCTTTTATAAATTAATCTAATGAGAGGTTCCTTTTCAACGTGTCAATAACCAATTTTTTAACTGCTTATAACTGCAAAAACTATGGTGACTGTCACCTTCATATTAATGTTCtctttttaagttattttttaACCGAAAGATGTTGATTCTAAAAATTCTATGGCGTTTGAAGGTGGTTTTGGCTTTTCAGAACTTCTATACCATAATTAGTTGGGTAAACATACAAAGACCCTGtcttgttggtttttttttttttttttttggtgtgggTGCAAATCCGTTGTTGTCAAACAGTCTTTAAAAGCCAAAACAAACACTTTGAAACTTGTAAATAacattttaatttatttatgaCGCATATATAATATGTTTGCCAAAATCTACTACAGGAGATGAATCTGATAATTACTAGTGTAAGACTCCCGGAAGCAAGTTCATGTGAGTACctcaagtattttttttttatccttttataCTGCATAATCTTGGCTGATGCTTTAGGCTATCCATTCCATGCTAATACTTTTAAGCCATTCCATTCATCTACAGGTCAAGATGGAGAAATTGCTAAAATTGAAGAAGCATGGAGCAAGCTGAGGAAAATATGTGGACTGGGTTATGGTGATACTAAAATTTGGACTACTTTCGGAGAAATACTAAGTTCTCATGATCATGCTGGCGTAGATTTTATTCGGAAGGGACAAGGGGTAGTTGGGAGAGCATTCTCATCCAAAAGTGCATGCTTTTGTAGGGATGTCAGAGAATTAAAAATAACAGAGTACCCATTGGTAGTCCAGGCACGATCCCATAAGCATTCTGCCTGTTTTGCAGTTTGTTTGCAGAGCTCTTGCTCGGACAATTGCATTTACGTACTGGAGTTCCGTTTACCTACGAATGAAAAAGACTCCTTTGGGGATCTTAGGACATTGTTGAACAGCATAAGGGAGACATTGAAAGAAAGCCTCGGAAGTTCTTTTAAGATCGCTTCAGGACAAGAATTGGGGCAGAAATTGACTGTTGAGGTTATAAAGGTCTCTCCAGAGGATGAATTTGATTCTTTTGAAATCTGCAGTACTACCGGTATCGAATCTACACCTGAAAGAGGTGGTGCTAGTATGGAACAGAGTGGCAATGAAGTGAATAATGTAAAAACGCAAAAGCCAATTTGTACTTTAAGAAGTGAACTTGGAATTACTCGTGAGGTTCTTGAACAAAATTCTTCGAGGAATCTTGAGGATGCTGCAAAAGCATTTGGAGGTAATTCCTAACTACAGCTCTTCTCTAGATcagaattgaatttgaattcggtTAATGTGTGTtgatttgtttctttctttctgatgATTGCAGTTAGTCGATCTACATTGAAGCGTATATGTAGGGAGTACGGTATCAACAGATGGCCACCTCATAAAGCAAGAAAGGTTAATCAAGCCTTTGTTGAACAAAGAGTTGTTCAGCCTTCTACTGAAAATACTAAAGAACAACACCGGCCAGACACAACAAGGCTAGGAGATGATAGTAGCATCTGGGTGAAAGCAGAATATCAAGGGTATACCATGAAGTTTAGACTTCCATTGTCAGCCCATAAACTCAATTTGGAGGAGAAAGTTGAACAACGATTGAATCTACCGATTGGAAGTTTTAAAATTGAGTATCAGGATGAAGAGAATGAATGGATTTGGATAGCCTGTGATGAGGATTTAAATACCTGTATGAGCACATTAAGCTCACTCGGTAGGACAACAATCAAAATGTTGGTCAGGTGATCGCATATTTATAAGCATTTGTATAATTAATCTATTTTTAAGCCTATGGTGCTCTAGTCTGCTGTAGCTTCCAAATACCTGTTTAGATTCATTGACTAGACAAATATggtagatgaagaagatgcttTTATCTCCCACACTTCAATGATCCCAGTGCGCTGTGTCCAGTCCATTATATAGAACTTCTTTTACtttggataaaaaaaaagtggacAATTTTGACTAAAAGTGCttcaaatgaaaaaatgaactGAACTTAAATGGTTGTCCTCCATGATTATTATTGTCATATCGCACTTACCTCATTTgagttaaaatatatttattttttactcatTAGCCAAATTAACCATTATTCTGGGATTGTAGTTGCTGCATGTTCTCGAATTacttaaatttgaatttgttttGTATGATTAAGTACCATTAGTTTCTTTTAAtatagggcaaattacattttagcccCCTGTGGTTTTCGAAAAAACCACATAACCCCCCATCGTtcaaaaagctatacataaaccCCCTGTGGTTTGGGTTGAACTGGCAAATAGACGGAAAGCATCCACCGTAACGATTCGTGGGCAAAACGCGCCTGTTCTTCTGGTAGCAGTAGGAAACATACCCATATTACCCCTGACCAATTTGACGTACCCAATAAAGCCTAGATGGGTGCTCCTCATCTCTTTCCATCTTCCGAAATACTTTGTAGCTGACTTTGCACTGAATGTTGGTGAAGGAACCCAAGATAGAGAACGAAGGAAATCTGAAGGTGAGTTCTAACATCAAGGTGcagtcttttccttttcctgaaATATGACTTGAAtggattattaattttttttcaataaactaTAGATGTCATGCTCAAGCAGTGCTGGTGGAAGTACTGAAGATCTAAGGTACCAATACCTATTTTGTTCATGTGGGAGAAAAGCAGCGGTAAAAATTGTTGAATCTGACAAACCTTCAAAAGGAAAGCTATATTTTGTTTGTGCGACAAGAAGTTGTGAATTTTTCTCATGGTGCAATCCAACAAGGAGAATAAGACAAAATTACACTAGTGATTTGAATGTTACAAGGAGAGACATATTTAGTGGAGAATCAAGTATTGATAGTTCAGAAGTGGAAGGCTTGCGCATGGATGGTGGTTTATATTTgaggaaaatgaaaaacattgaAGAAAGCTTAGGAGCCATGAAGATTTGCGTGGGTGCTTGTTTTGCTATATCTGTGCTATCATTTCTCATTTTGATGTTTAAGTGAAAATAATTCAGATGAATTGTGGCTCTAAAAGTGTTGTAAATCTGAACCTGTTGtgttcaatgaatgaatgaatgaatctgctttggtagtcaattgataTAATAGGCAAACATGATTTCCAGTTGGTATGAACCTGCTTTGGTACTCACAGGCTGAACTTGGTACTCATCGAGACAGCATAGCCAAAAAGCACATACATGAGCTATCCAAAGTGGACATTTGCAATGGTTTAAAGCAAAAGAAAGTATCTCAATTAATTTAagagataatttcagaaacctcccctgagagtTGGACGGGTAACTAGTGTGTCAGAGAGTTGCCATAATCTCCttaaacccgcatgcgggtttaaagagtattcggatattctcatatgcacctatgcaaatcgaaccaaccggatatcttatccgtatcccatttttttaaataaaaatcttataaatttgaaaaataaaatcaaatttagatgtattagggttttaaaaatattatataagtgataaaaattttataaattgtaaaaataaaatcaaatttaaataattaaatgttata is part of the Coffea eugenioides isolate CCC68of chromosome 6, Ceug_1.0, whole genome shotgun sequence genome and encodes:
- the LOC113775661 gene encoding protein NLP7-like, which gives rise to MARMEAQTSPSPPFSAEGLGPCQLSYCHSFDNFYQWWVFWSTCGNDGGRCGKPHHLSATADGAVIKDQIKWFLQLALEAIAWCRCLVQFWGLVKIGDKTYLTTCDQPFALKCYRFSDLDVKELCEYRKHCLEYLIPVDEDDQVQLIIGPPGRVFRSGLPEYAPRVDDYTIGEYPQRHYAVGRVMGYWALPIYHPTWHLPSGVLEIVSPHFWGKPCRRWVLETLQEINLTITSVRLAEASSCQDGEIVKIEEALSKPRKICGVAYEVAKTWTISGEILSSHGGLDFIRKGKGVVGRAFSSKSACFCRDIRQLSITEYPLVVQARCVKYSVCFAVCLQSSCSNNCIYVLEFFLPTYEEDEDEVEADYGDPRTLLNSLMETLKERLGSSFKIASGQELGQKLIVEVIKVSPVDEFDSFEICSTTGIGGEGMTKLQMASFSAEGLGPRELSYSHSINDCYQRWVFWSTCGNDEGRCGKPHHLSATADGAVIKDQIIRLLELVSETCSYWKCLVQFWGLVKIRDKTYLATCDQPFALQYVYVNIGSVYLRDRAVEKLCEYRKHCLKYLIPVDEDDDDDKIGPPGRVFRSGVPEYAWNVGDYTIREYPQRDYAVGRVRDYWALPIYHHPTRHLPIGVLEIVSPRNYIPPRWVPKKLQVKMEKLLKLKKHGAS